In Deltaproteobacteria bacterium, a single window of DNA contains:
- the lepA gene encoding translation elongation factor 4 — protein MVDQTKIRNFSIIAHIDHGKSTLSDRILEMTGAISTREKKDQFMDKMELERERGITIKAQTARLNYKALDGKDYILNLIDTPGHVDFSYEVSRSLSACEGAILVVDASQGVEAQTLAHLYTAADVGLDIFTVLNKIDLPNADPERIKAEIEEILGLDASDAVLTSAKEGKGIKEVLEAIVERISSPKGERNAPLKALIFDSWYDAYRGVVVQVRVMDGEIKKGAKIKFMATGKTFDVDMVGVFAPHPREIESLGPGEVGIFSAGIKEVRDTKVGDTITTADNPAIEPLPGYKAVKPMVFSGLYPIDSAQYENLKEAVERLRLNDAAFTYEPETSLALGFGFRCGFLGLFHMEIIQERLEREYALELITTAPTVIYRVTLTSGEVMDIENPTKLPPPQHIAKIEEPYILASVHMPSEYLGAVLGLCEGKRGIQREIKYLTPTRVMLVYEMPLCEVVLDFFDKLKTLTRGYASMDYEYHEYKVGDLIKLDILINGQAVDALSLIVPRDKAFYRGRDLCEKMKELIPRQMFEIVIQAAIGTKVVSRETVKAIRKNVTAKCYGGDISRKRKLLEKQKEGKKRMKQVGKVDLPQEAFLAVLKVD, from the coding sequence GAAGGACCAGTTCATGGACAAGATGGAGCTTGAGAGGGAGCGCGGCATCACCATCAAGGCCCAGACAGCGCGCCTTAACTACAAGGCCCTCGACGGCAAGGACTATATCTTAAACCTCATAGACACGCCAGGGCACGTGGACTTCAGTTACGAGGTGAGCAGGAGCCTGTCGGCATGCGAAGGCGCGATCCTCGTCGTAGACGCATCCCAGGGCGTTGAAGCTCAGACACTGGCGCATCTCTACACGGCGGCGGACGTGGGGCTGGACATATTTACGGTCTTAAACAAGATAGACCTTCCCAACGCCGACCCCGAGCGCATAAAGGCCGAGATAGAGGAAATACTTGGCCTCGACGCAAGCGATGCCGTTCTAACGAGCGCCAAGGAAGGCAAGGGCATCAAAGAGGTACTGGAGGCCATAGTCGAGCGCATATCTTCGCCGAAGGGCGAGAGAAACGCGCCGCTTAAGGCCCTTATCTTCGACAGCTGGTACGACGCCTACCGCGGCGTTGTCGTGCAGGTGCGCGTGATGGACGGAGAGATTAAAAAGGGCGCGAAAATAAAGTTCATGGCAACGGGCAAGACCTTTGACGTCGACATGGTCGGCGTATTTGCCCCGCACCCAAGAGAGATAGAGTCGCTTGGCCCCGGAGAGGTGGGCATATTTTCGGCAGGCATAAAGGAAGTTCGCGACACAAAGGTCGGCGATACCATAACGACAGCGGATAATCCGGCAATAGAGCCGCTTCCCGGGTACAAGGCCGTCAAGCCCATGGTGTTTTCCGGGCTTTATCCGATAGACAGCGCGCAGTACGAGAACCTGAAAGAGGCGGTCGAGCGGCTAAGGCTAAACGACGCGGCATTTACCTACGAGCCAGAGACATCGCTTGCGCTGGGCTTCGGCTTCAGGTGCGGTTTCCTCGGTCTCTTTCACATGGAAATAATCCAGGAGAGGCTCGAAAGGGAGTACGCGCTCGAGCTCATAACAACCGCTCCGACGGTCATATACAGGGTCACGTTAACGAGCGGCGAGGTCATGGACATAGAGAACCCGACGAAGCTTCCGCCGCCGCAGCACATAGCCAAAATCGAGGAGCCATACATACTTGCCTCGGTGCACATGCCGTCTGAGTACCTCGGCGCAGTGCTTGGCCTTTGCGAAGGCAAGCGCGGCATACAGAGGGAGATAAAGTACCTTACCCCGACGCGCGTGATGCTTGTCTACGAGATGCCGCTTTGCGAGGTCGTGCTCGACTTCTTCGACAAGTTGAAGACCTTGACACGCGGCTACGCCTCGATGGATTATGAGTACCATGAGTACAAGGTCGGCGACCTTATAAAGCTCGATATCCTTATAAACGGCCAGGCGGTGGACGCGCTTTCTCTTATCGTGCCGCGCGACAAGGCTTTTTACAGGGGCAGAGACCTCTGCGAGAAGATGAAGGAACTTATTCCCAGACAGATGTTCGAGATAGTGATACAGGCGGCGATCGGCACCAAGGTGGTGTCCAGGGAAACGGTAAAGGCCATCAGAAAAAACGTTACCGCGAAGTGCTACGGCGGCGACATATCGAGAAAGCGTAAGCTCCTTGAAAAGCAGAAGGAAGGCAAGAAGCGGATGAAGCAGGTCGGCAAGGTGGACCTGCCGCAAGAGGCGTTTCTTGCGGTTTTGAAGGTCGATTAA